Proteins from a genomic interval of Coffea eugenioides isolate CCC68of unplaced genomic scaffold, Ceug_1.0 ScVebR1_193;HRSCAF=783, whole genome shotgun sequence:
- the LOC113756070 gene encoding disease resistance protein At4g27190-like, whose amino-acid sequence MAINDCALTIAGAMAANCVDPVLHQCQYLFRYRSNVLTLRDEMKKLELKKADVQQLVDAAINNGKSIKPNVIDWLKQVDDLKKEADAIFRHMENVKMNCLNVRLPNLKSHYLLGRDADKRKNAAQKLLSEGQFDEVGYTAPLEKMSFSESTLLLEEGLATLMSTKKEVMRVLEQDKTNLIVICGMAGVGKTTLVNQIADQVKYGKLFYKVAMLTMSKNPSMRNAQNQLAEQLGVQIPAHIDGARFGQTIYNKLSGRVLVILDEIWKEVDFKSLGIPVSEKIKVIVTSQSPCVCRNMGAKIVGVNALPEEEACYLFKAVAGISDDSVLSDVAKQFAEECKGIPLALVVVARGLRTNCKTLKSWELALGQLQKYTFREFEGEKDLVLFPEDYSIPVECLVRYGKGLDLFNERDTLGDVRSRVDVLVNDLRNYHLLLDDSEREDHVKLHDVVRETCLKIASKGEHVFLVGNAREEERHQLPDSFGPYTAISLTLEGSIRLFPFGEECPRLKLLRLVFQSGKVNLSKDAFEGMEDLRVMELNNSHAEFSLSWPGQMLTSLRTLCLDYCVLETGTSSMLGYMMQLEMLSFFKSRLQDDQFPVEIARLSNLKSLDLRVERSQQPLPLGILSSLKKLEELYMGSPHHLRLGRDKEEERGCLEEIASLSCLECLQIHVYDLNLLFQLLHQLPIQRFVFKQALDPIVSSIVKRAENLTFEGVPCLRNLVRDLDEDGFVNLRRLKLDHEVHQCLIESTTNLVARQVFENLVFMELDHVNLEEICRGNLPPRCFSQLREMKLKYTNIKHLWKGPIEPPSLCSLRIVELRYCHRIVTLFSQSTLKCLVKLQKLVVHQCTNLESIVMREESVNEEVLELPLLETLVMQESGCLCFDSKRETARAFLNQVSLPRLEGLQIKTYRHRPKELVGDGMHSGYLENLKYLQITDSCIGCIAKADGNSKFFPNWSHWNYNNPQD is encoded by the exons ATGGCGATCAATGATTGTGCTCTTACCATTGCAGGCGCAATGGCAGCAAATTGTGTCGATCCAGTTCTGCACCAATGTCAGTATTTGTTTCGCTACAGAAGCAACGTTCTAACTCTGAGGGATGAGATGAAAAAACTTGAACTAAAGAAAGCTGATGTGCAACAATTAGTTGATGCAGCAATTAACAATGGTAAATCAATTAAACCAAATGTCATTGACTGGCTAAAACAAGTTGACGATCTAAAGAAAGAGGCAGACGCCATTTTTAGGCATATGGAAAATGTCAAGATGAATTGCCTTAATGTCAGGCTTCCAAATTTGAAGTCACATTATTTGCTAGGCCGAGATGctgacaaaagaaaaaatgctgCTCAAAAACTTCTGAGCGAGGGGCAATTTGATGAAGTTGGATACACTGCTCCATTAGAGAAAATGTCTTTTAGTGAATCAACCCTACTCTTAGAGGAAGGACTAGCTACTCTGATGTCAACAAAGAAGGAAGTGATGAGAGTTCTAGAGCAGGACAAAACAAATCTTATTGTGATTTGTGGTATGGCTGGTGTTGGCAAGACTACCTTGGTGAACCAAATTGCAGACCAAGTTAAGTatggaaaattattttataaggtggcCATGTTAACTATGTCTAAAAATCCAAGCATGAGAAATGCTCAAAATCAGCTTGCTGAGCAGTTAGGGGTGCAAATTCCAGCACATATTGATGGTGCCAGATTTGGACAAACAATATATAATAAACTAAGTGGGAGAGTTCTTGTTATATTGGATGAGATTTGGAAAGAAGTTGACTTCAAGAGTCTTGGGATTCCTGTTAGCGAGAAGATAAAAGTTATAGTGACATCTCAGTCCCCCTGTGTTTGCAGGAACATGGGAGCTAAAATTGTTGGGGTTAATGCCTTGCCTGAGGAAGAAGCATGTTATCTTTTTAAAGCGGTTGCAGGAATTTCTGATGATTCTGTTTTGAGTGATGTTGCAAAACAGTTTGCAGAGGAATGCAAAGGTATACCTCTCGCGCTTGTTGTTGTCGCCAGGGGATTAAGGACTAACTGTAAAACACTAAAATCCTGGGAACTGGCCCTTGGACAGCTGCAAAAATACACATTCAGAGAATTCGAAGGAGAAAAAGATTTGGT TTTGTTTCCAGAAGATTATAGCATTCCAGTTGAATGTTTGGTCAGGTACGGCAAAGGGCTAGATTTGTTCAACGAGAGAGACACGTTAGGTGATGTAAGAAGCAGAGTAGACGTGCTTGTTAATGACCTCAGGAATTACCATTTGTTGCTGGATGATAGTGAAAGAGAAGACCATGTAAAATTGCATGATGTCGTGCGAGAAACTTGCTTGAAAATTGCATCAAAAGGCGAGCATGTATTTTTGGTAGGGAATGCTAGAGAGGAAGAAAGGCACCAACTACCGGATTCATTTGGTCCTTACACGGCTATTTCACTAACATTAGAAGGTTCCATTAGACTATTTCCATTTGGCGAGGAATGTCCAAGGCTTAAGCTATTGCGTTTGGTATTCCAATCAGGCAAAGTGAACCTATCAAAAGATGCTTTCGAAGGAATGGAAGATCTCAGGGTCATGGAGTTAAACAATTCACACGCAGAATTTTCGCTATCATGGCCAGGCCAAATGTTAACGAGCCTTCGGACATTGTGCCTGGATTATTGTGTATTGGAGACTGGAACGTCATCAATGCTTGGATATATGATGCAATTGGAAATGTTGAGCTTCTTTAAATCCAGACTTCAAGATGATCAGTTTCCAGTAGAGATTGCTCGGTTGAGTAATTTAAAGTCGTTGGATTTGAGGGTCGAACGAAGTCAGCAGCCGTTGCCTCTTGGTATCCTGTCAAGCTTGAAGAAACTAGAAGAATTGTATATGGGATCTCCTCACCATTTGCGGCTGGGGAgagacaaagaagaagaaagaggatGCCTTGAAGAGATAGCATCACTCTCTTGCCTTGAGTGTCTCCAAATTCATGTCTATGACCTTAACCTCCTATTTCAGTTATTGCACCAACTTCCTATTCAGAG GTTTGTATTTAAACAAGCATTGGATCCTATAGTTAGCAGCATTGTTAAGAGAGCAGAGAATCTCACTTTTGAGGGCGTGCCCTGCTTGAGGAATCTGGTGAGAGACTTGGATGAAGATGGATTTGTCAACCTGAGAAGGCTTAAATTAGACCATGAGGTACACCAATGCCTTATTGAATCCACCACCAATTTAGTTGCTCGACaggtttttgaaaatttggtgttCATGGAATTAGATCAtgtgaatttggaagaaatatGTCGTGGGAATCTTCCACCTCGGTGCTTCAGTCAACTTCGGGAGATGAAACTTAAGTACACAAATATTAAGCATTTGTGGAAGGGGCCAATTGAACCTCCGTCACTTTGCAGCCTCAGAATTGTTGAGCTAAGATACTGCCATCGAATTGTAACTCTCTTCTCACAATCAACGCTGAAATGTCTAGTGAAACTCCAAAAGCTAGTAGTTCATCAGTGTACAAACTTGGAAAGCATTGTCATGAGGGAAGAAAGTGTGAACGAGGAAGTGCTTGAGCTACCCCTACTCGAAACTTTAGTGATGCAAGAATCAGGCTGCTTGTGTTTTGACTCCAAACGTGAAACAGCCAGAGCTTTTCTCAACCAG GTTTCGCTGCCTCGCCTGGAAGGACTACAGATTAAAACTTATAGGCATCGCCCCAAAGAGTTAGTGGGAGATGGAATGCATAGCGGGTATCTTGAGAACTTGAAGTATTTGCAGATCACCGATAGCTGTATCGGATGCATTGCCAAAGCTGATGGG AACTCGAAATTCTTCCCAAACTGGAGTCATTGGAATTACAACAATCCTCAGGATTAA